From the genome of Cryptococcus neoformans var. grubii H99 chromosome 11, complete sequence:
TGGGTTGTACTTACGGATCCCACGCTGTAACTGTGTATTCGATGAAGCATCAATGGGAAGCAATATTACAGTATATGTACCCTCGTACTGACAATCTGGGTACCCTTCTTTGGAAATTTCTGCCACTGCAAAGACCCCAGGCACCTTACAATTGCTATGGTAGAACAGGACCTGCAAGTGTCAGGCAGAAATCAAAATTAGTCTTTGTGAACTTGAACACCTAAAGCTGGGAAGACAAACCTTGTCACCTAATTTCATCTTTTCCCGCATGATTTTCTTAGCCTCATGATTTCGCACGCCTGAGCATGTTTAGCCATAGACAATCCATTAAGAGTGCGCGAATCCACCATACCATCCCAAGGTGACACCCTGCAGAATTTACCATTGGCCGTTTGCTAATATTCGAGGTAAACGGGGGACATACCCAATACGTTCGAAATCATCTACTGAAAACTGAATAGCGAAATGTATTAGCCACGCAGGGCAACGAATGATCAGCTGTCAGATATATTATGGTCTGGCGATTCTGTGTTTTGCTGCTTACCTTAACATCTTTCCCTTTGACAATCCTCGAATCAGGTTCGGCTTTCATCAGCCATGGCATTTTGTATCCTGTGTGGCTATGCGTTGGTCTACGAACTGCCCAGAGATGTATTCCACCAGCATGCAGGCAATCATACGTTCTGCGTGATATAGGCACATAAAAAGATATGGCTGTTGGTTATCGCTCATAGTTTCCCACGGTAGATGACGAACCTCCACCTTTCTCATTAAGTATTTTGCCCGGTTATGAGAATTCGTCCTCAAAAGCACAAATATCAATTATACTAGTAGCCTGAGCAGACTTTAAACAGACAGCTTCTATTCTTAAAAAGCTGGAACCACCATGTCTGACAGTCACTCAATGTCTGCCAGCAATCTTCAATCTTTACAGAGTATGGCTGCCGGGATCGATGTATCGGCACCtccaaaaaagaaaaacaaggTCAGTCTAAATGTTTGGTATGGATATATAATAGGCACTCGTTGATAAGCATTGAAGCCCGAGTCtcagaagagaagggacaagaaaaagaccgaaaagagaagaaaaattCAAAAAGCCAAACGAGCGGCGGCCCCAAAGAATAAAGATTGGAAACCTGACCCGGTTTTGGAAGCTCTCAAGCAATCAATCACATTTCGAAACATAGACTCGGTCCAAGGTCCGAAAGAGGACCAAACATTTGAAGGAGACGATACAGGGACTGAATCTGGTGGTCAAACAGCTGTCGAAGTACTTGGtgataaagaaaagaagcagaaagaaaagaaagaaaagcgGGAGAAACGacagagaaaagaggaacGAAGGGCGGAAAGGGAAGCAGCAATAACTAAAATGGGTGTTGACGTGAGCTCCGGCGAAGGAACCATCATCGTGGAAGAAATTCCTGAACCAGACCAGGCAGAGGAAcgagaaaaaaacaaaTCCACCCCTTCACTTGAGCGCTCTCCTAGTCCACCACCACTAGTagcttttcctcttccacgaTCAGCTCCTGCACCAGACGCATCAGTACTCGCTAGGCAAGGTCTTCCCAAAGGTTTAGAAGACGCTACATTCATCGATCAGTCTTTGAGAGTTGACATCGAGGAACTGAGGGTAGAGGGTCAAGATGAAGCTCTAAGCGTGAacatgagaagaaggttaAACGAGATTGGGGTTGAGGACTTCTTCGCGGGTATGTTACGAAACGTGACTGTTTTTCATTGCTAAAGTTATAATTCAGTTCAAGCTGCTATGCTGCCacgccttcttcctcttcaactcaTTCCTTCACCCTATTCTCCATTACCTGATTACCTTATCTCTGCACCTACCGGCTCTGGCAAAACCCTTGCCTACACCATCCCCATCATTGAAATCCTTTCACAAAGAACGGTTTGCAGGTTAAGGGCCTTAATTATTCTTCCAACGAGAGACCTTGTTTTTCAAGTAAGAGAGACAATGGAAGCCCTGTCAAAAGGAACAGGGTTGACAGTAAGCCGTTTAGCGCATCTCACTGTGACAAATTGCTAACAAAGCCATATAGATAGGAACCGTGACGGGACAGCACTCTTTCGCccaagaaagaaaacaGCTCGTTGCAGACCTGGATACACCGTATGGACATTTTCTTTCTATGATAACACAAACTGATATTTCTCAGTCTGCTGGGTGGATCATCTAAACTGGATATCCTGATCGCCACACCAGGTAGACTAATGGACCATCTTGCCTCAACTCCGAATTTCACCCTTCAACATCTGCGATTTTTGGTTATCGACGAAGCCGACAGACTACTGAATCAAAGCTTTCAAGACTGGTTGACTCAAGTATTGGCTTACACTCGCCCACCTGTCGAACCCATAGCACCATCCTTCAAAAGAAAGCCTTACGACACTGTTTCATCTGCGTTTATGGAAGCATGTGGTCTTGTCAACAAAAGTGAAGAGTGGTGTgattcttctccctcaatCGTATGTCTGGGTTTCCACTGGCGTGATGCAAACGCTGACTCAAGTACTAGTGTCAGAAACTCCTTTTTTCAGCGACTCTCACGCGCGATCCCTCCAAAGTTGCTGCTCTTTCTTTACATCATCCTCAGTATTATATTGTTCAGTCTTCCAGTGCACCTGCATTGCCAACAAGTGTTGGGGAGCAGTTTGCTTTACCATCATCTCTATCCGAAAAAATGCTCATTCTTCCCCCTGCCCTTAAGCCGCTCAATCTTATTCATCTTATTCACCATCCCGAATTCAACGTAGACAGGGCGCTGGTATTCACCAAGAGCGTGGAGAGCGCTGCAAGGTTAGTGAAGCTACTAGAGTTTTTCGAAGATGCGTACGTgttgggaggaggcggtggCAAAAGATTGGTTATCGAGCAATATTCGGGCGAAATGAGGGCCAGAGATAAGAAGCAGTTATTAGCAGAATTCggtgaaggcaagatcaaCCTGTTAGTCTGATGTTTTCTGCTTCAAAAACGATGTTGCTGATTCTTCCGATGAAAGAATCGTATGCTCCGACTTGATCGCGAGAGGTATTGATTTACCAAGCGTCTCGCACGTTGTCTCCTACGATATCCCGCTTGACATCCGGAAATATGTGCATCGTGTAGGTCGAACCGCTCGAGCAGGTCGACAGGGCACTGCGTGGACGTTGGTCGAGAAGCAAGAGGCTCTTCATTTCAAGGGCATGTTGCAAAATGCTGGCCATCTGAAGGCTGTGAAGAAGGTCAAGGTAAAAGAGGACGATCTTTCTCGGTACAGAGAAAGCTATGAAGTGAGTTATTGAAACGCCATAGTCAGTATGAACCAGCTAACCACTGTCTAGATTGCTATAAAACGGTTGAAAGATTATTATCATCACGACTAAAATAGTCGCGGCTGTTGAAGGTACATCCGTCATAGAGGTTAAAATGGTCTACATGCATTTGTTTGCTGTATAGGTATATGAAGGTCAACGGTGCTACATGCATTTGTTTGCTGTATTGCGGCTTGTTCGAGAACAACATGACATTTACCAAAACTTTACATATATCCGTAATTCTTCAACACTTGACAGTGACTGAAGCCTTTTAACATGGGGCTAGCTTATTATAATTGGATAGCAATCGCAATTGCCTGTGCTTAAGTAGGGACAATTCTGCTCATCGGTTGGATTATAGCTTCACAGTCTTCCAAATGTTTCTTGGCCAAGTCGTCTTCGGTCGCTAGATGATGCAGAGCCTCATAATTTATTTTGTAGAATTCATTCATCTTGTCTGAAGATTCTGtcgaagacgaagacgtAAGTACTAAATTGGTCCCAAGGGAATGTCACCCACCATTGGCTCGTACCATGAGTCGTAACTTCTCCAACTGTCTCTGTGCTTTACGTCTTGAAATGGTAGTCACCTCTTCCGGGTCGGCAACGACCTGTTCCTCAATCCTTGGTATATTAATCGAGTCTACAAGCTGAGAaatggatgaaaaggaTTGTTGGAGGTTTGTGACAACAGATAGTAGTTGAGGGGTGCGAACATTGAGTTGCGAGATAGTATCGCCTGCGGCGAAGAGCTTGCTAAGGTCAGCTAAGTCCGTAGAAATGGAAAACAACTTAAGTActtggtgatggtggtTGTATACTAATGAGTGTCTTGCACCTTGTAATGTACCAATATCTTGAATCGATGAGCCTCGTGCACAGTGAGACTTGAAACCTATTTACCTGACGAAAGAGATGCAGTTGTCGTCATCAAGCCATTCAATGTAGATGTGGCTATCAAATCTTCATAGTAGGCAACAGGCTTAAATGTGGGAGAATCTGTTTAAGAGTGAATTTGATACTCATTTGGAATGGTTGTCACTTACCAATGCCGACCAACTTACTGTCATTGACACCTTCAGTTTTGGCCGTGGCATCATTTTTGAGACCGTAGAAGTTTCTGAACTGCTCTCTCCTGGCGCGTCTTTGTTCGAGTGTGCTTTTCGCGCTGCCGGGGGGAGGATTCTGACTACTAGTTATTTGAGCCATTCTGTCGCGGGTTGTGAGCGAGAATAAAATAGAAATACACAATAACAACAATATCAATACTACTAGTAATACTCACACAGTTCGTCGGCGACACGGTGGATACACAAACATAATTAAGTCATAGAACTCCGTCACGTGACGGCCGGAAGCAAAACTTGGATGAAGGACGACAAAGGCTCAATCTTTCCTTTCACAGTCACCTTGCTCATCTCATCGTATACTCACCAAAAATCCATTTACGTTTGCCTTTCATCTCTAAAAATCCCAAAATGTCCTCAACAACCATACCCCCTGCAGCTGTCACGGCCAACAGCAACACTCTCAATAGCGCCCTCGCTGCTGAACAAATTTCAAGCCCCGCTTCACCAGTCGGCAAGCCGGtagatgaaaagaaacagctcgaagaaggcgaaatTGAAGAGAACCCTTCCGAAAGCGACTCTCAAACAAAGACAATTTTTGACGATGCCAGTAAATTCAATGTTAAGGTATGAGTCTACAATACATGTGTCCTCCAAGATTCAGTCACTGATATCCGCTTTAGCACCCCTTGTTTTCCACTTGGACTCTTTACTTCGACTCCCCTCAATCAAAATCTCTCCCTAAAACCCCTCAGACTACCCCCGCTATGCCTCAAGGGTCCCATGGCTGGATGGCGGATATTCGGAAGGTTGTATCGTTCGACAGTGTAGAAGAGTTCTGGGGTCTTTACAACAACAtcattcctccttcccagcTTCCTGGTAAAGCCAACTATTATCTTTTCAAGGTAGGATCATTCAATGTTCTCTTATTTCGCCCTGACATCTTAATAGAATGGCATTATTCCGGCCTGGGAGGACCCTCAAAACAAGAATGGTGGAAAATGGTCTATTCAAGTACCCAAGAACAGTGAAAGCAAGGGTTCCATCGACAGAATGTGGCTCTATACGGTAAGTGTGCAAAACGCAGTCCATTTCCTGTCATATACTCATGATCATGCACTGTAGATGCTTGCTGCAATTGGCGAGACTTTTGAGACACCCTCCACCGAGTCTGAAACTGCCCCTTCCCCCACACAGTCAGATCTCATCACTGGCGTGATCGTCTCTCCTCGTCCTGCCTTGTAAGTTGTTGTGATCCCTATCTCACATCGCGTGTGTCGTTGGAGACTCATTTTAATTTAGCTATCGAATTTCTATTTGGACCCGCGAGGCCAGCGATATTAATATTCCCGACACTGATGCCATCAAGGCTCGTCTGCTCAACATCGGCAAACACTTCAAGACAAGTGTTTTAGGGTACGAACTTGAGCAAAAGCTTACAGAGGGTGGTTTCCAAACAGAACTCACTTTCGATGCTCACAAGGATTCTGAAAAGAAGGTGAACAAAAACAAATTCACCGTGTAAAGTACAAGACAAGAGAAGACTATAGAGATTTGATCAACTTGTTTGCCAAGTGCGAGGCGCGTTGGAGAGATATAGCTGGACTTCTTGATGTGCTCAGTCAAACGGTCATTGATATGCATGTGTATTGGTAACTTGGGTAATTTAACGCTCGTGGGTGATCACTCAAATAGAATTATTGTGTGTGGGCATATGAAAACCCGTCaagcggagaagaagacgtgTTAGTTCGAAGTAAGACAGAGTGATTTCCAGCACTCATTATTGGCCACCATTTCCATTATGGCATTCTTTTTATCCCAAAATAAAAGTCTGATGAGGTATATGGTAGTCAAGCAACCTTACAATGCTGATGGACATATAGTATCCCTCAGAGTTGGCACCTCGAAGGGATATCAGTAAAATTATGTGCACGTCCCGTCCGCGTTCGCTAGCATCCTAAAAGCAACAGATATCTTGAGAATCCACTCTGCGGCTGTTTGTACTCGTTCTGTATGCTCACTTGATAGGCATCTGTGCAACTGTTCGTACAAGATAACAATTTCAGTGGCACAGGATATTCAATACCAACCGATCTGTGAGGCAAGATCACTGATTACACCATGTCTGCCGACGTATCTCAAGATTCTAGGGCCTGTACGTCGCCATTGTCGCCATGGTCTACAGGGCCGATCATCCAAATTGCGACCGTGAAACAAAAGGTGCCAATTGACTAGAGGAAAATTTTATGGTTTTGAAGCCTTGCTATTGTATGATTTTGTAAGCAGCGTCAGCGATATTCTTGATAAGATAACAAATATGCGCTTATTGAGCCTTTTTGTATGACGTAGAACAACAGTGACATTTCACCTGGGAAGGTTTCTTAAAACCGTGGATGATCCAGGCTTGTATCATATAATTGGCCGGACTTGATACCTTtcagaaaaagatgaacaAAGCGCCAAAATGGAAAGACCACAAAGGGGACTACTTaatcgtcttcttcctcattaaACTTGTGCTTTCCCATGCGCTCGTATTCGGTCACGCCTCGACCAGATCCTACTACCCCGACTAATCTAGGAGTTAGCAAATATCCGGAATCACAAGCAAACAGAGAAAAACATACCTCGGCCTAAGGAAGAAACAGTCAGTAGGTAGCAGTGTCCGTTATCAAAGAGCTACTTACCGTACGGATTGTCAGGTGTACGGAATACAGACCTTCCTTCAAGACTACGGAGAATAAGCACATAAAGCCACCATTCCGGGACCGATTGACCTACCCAGAAATGTGTatacccttcttctgagCCTTTTTTCCAAACTTCTCCCAtgcattctttttttccttcacctcctccGCTCTTTGTTTTTGGCTTTCCATCCATTTTtcccccttctttttcttcttctccttttctttttcggTTAGCTCATCTGCACGCCTTTTCTGAGGTTGTGGAATGGGGGCATTTGGGTCATGTGGCTTCAAGGACGAAAGGGGGAGGTTGGTGGAAGACGTATAGCCTTTGAATGTGACAGCATACAGTGGAGACTCCTGAGAGCCAACCACGGCATTAATTCGGGCGGGATACCTAAAATGAGATATTTAGTAAGACAACTTGTTTCCCCAACTAGTTGATACAATGACTTGCcactttccatctttgTATTTGGCCATACAATCCATCCCTGCTTTGTAAGGGCCCTGATCCTGCCAGTTGGTaacttctttctccttctccttaccCTTCGTCTttgctttttcttttccgGCGTCCACTCCTTTAGCTACGGCTGTGTGTCCCATGGCCTGTTGCGTAAGATCGATGAGCTCATTCAGCTCGGCTTTCAGCTTCAGGAGGTCATCGTTTGAAGGGTCGGATTCGAGAGAAAGGTTGACATAAGCAAGCTGATCTCGATATGTTTGAAGTTCAGCTTCCATGTTGAGATGTTGATTGTGGTTTGTTACTACGGCGAGCCGGGAGTAGAGACGGACAGTGATTATGGAGATCAGAATAAGATATATGTATTGCGAAATAAAGGTTGTTCGCAACGAAATGGTGGCAATGTGGTCATCGGTCATCGTTGTTAGAACTCCAAAGAGCATTTCGCGGGCCTACTCTGAATATCCGTGAAAGGCCGGGAAAATGCTGCATGTTCATCCTTCGTGCCTAATGTTATACACTCGAAAATGGAAACCCATTTATATCGTCGGCATGGGACATCTATCTTATAAACCGGAGGTGCCCGAACATAAGGTATCTGAACAaatggaaaaaagaagcaaaAACGGTGCGAGATATCAACATTCAGTCTCAGCATGTGCCACGTCGATACTTTCAGTATGTAATCCATCCGCTGTCACCATTGAAGACCATCAAATACGATTCGACTATGCTACACCCTTCACTTTCTCGTATACAAAAATATTGTCACTCCTGAGGCTCGACAGTGGGCGTCGCCGCACGCCTGGCAAGCAACCCTTTTCCCATCCCCACCTCGATATCCCCTACGTCGACTTCCCAGTCATCTTCGTGATGACTTTCAGAGAGCTCTTCGAACTGCCCCGTAAAATCACGACGACGCTCCGGATTCCGTTTATCGAGCCCTGCTCATTTAATGTCAGATGTCACTTGAGATGAGTCCGGATGATGCTCACTCGCGAGTTCCTATTCTTCGTTGACAGCAGTATACCCCACGCTCCTGCTTTGCTGTTTTGTGCTTCCAAGCACACCATTCACCGAATCAGTTATACGTCCAAACAGTCCTCGGCTAGATGAAGCTTTCCTAGAAGGCATGGGTGACGGTTTTCTGGAGGTCGGCAAAGACGGCCCAATTGAAGAGCTAGCCGAGCGGCGTCGGTGTCGAGGATTACTGACTAGAGAGGATATTTCTGAttcggcttcttcatcttcatcgaaGTCCGAATCATCCTCGCCTTCATCATTTTCATCCCCAAACAATTTGTCCATTTCTTCAAGTGGTACGCCTCGTGTCTCGGGATAGACTAGTTTCACATGCATGAGTGATGGTTTACGAGTCTCTCTGAGGCAGGTAACTCACGGAAGTATACGAGGATGAATGATAATGCACAAAAGAACGCGTGCATCGGGTATAATCGCCATCCGATAAGTTCTTGGAAGAGCGGTGTTGAAACCCCTACCCACCAATTCTACAGATACAGCAGCCATTAGCAAAAGCATGATTAGAGCGCTTCAGACCCACTGAGATCCAGTTCTGATAACTCAAATTAGCCCATCGTTGTGCAttcgaaaaaaaaaattggaCGTACTGTAGCAGTAGATAAGGACACTCCCTTCGCTCGGAATGGCAGTGGCATGATTTCCGGAGGATAAAGCCTAGGATCAATTGATTAACTTCACAGCCGACCAACCATGTCATTGACACATACCATGGGACAGGTCCCCAGCTCATGCCAAATGCGGAATTATAAATCACTACGCAAATGACCACTATCGACAAATatcatcagcttcatcCGACTTGGCAGAACAAAAAACGAGCCAGCATTGGGCGTTATTGCTTGATCAATATATATCCACCATCCTGTAGCCGTCAGCGCAATCGCCATGGCCACTGCTCCCGAGAGCAAAATGGGCCTTCGACCCGCTCGATCCATGAGGTACCATCTATTAATAAGTTGAAAATTTGCATAATTTCGGATGGAGCTGAACTTACGGGGGAAGTGAGCTTGCCACATAAAATAAGGCGTTGATACCTGTCATAAGGATGGCGTCACGTCCGATCCACCccgcctcttcatcaccattAGCAACACGACAGTATTAGGTCTTCACCGTGACTAACGTTCGAAGACGAGAGCTGTCATCCACATCAGCTTTCAAACTGATCGACACAATGAGATGAAACGCACGTGCATAATATGAGATGACTGGCCAAATGGTTAGTAACAATTTTGTAGCGCTCTTCTAAGCTCACCATTGATGCCATTCTACCAATAACCGTTAATATATTTCCATGACTCTTTGACTTCTGCAAAGATTGACTCACCAGTTGAGCAAACAGTTGACTGCTCATTGCAATCAGAACTCGCCCTTTGTATCTCCTCCATAAAGCCCTGTAGCTTCTGTCTCCGAAAGCTCTCTGGTAGGAAAACAGAACAAAGTAAGCGAATGCATGAGCATAAAGTTAGAGAGGATGGTCTTACGTCGGCTAGGACAGCATCTCGAATTTCTTTGTACTCAGCTTGCACTGAAGTATCGTCTAGCGCTTTCCCTTGAAAATCAGCGATGACTGCTAAACCTTCTACCTCTTGGTCTGTGTCGACAAGATATCTTTGAGCAGCACTTAGCTCTGCACCGAGAATGTCGCACATATAGAAGGCTTACCGGGGAGACTCTGGTGTGACAAAGCTGCCGATGAAGAGAACAGAGCCGCCTATACATTGAACCGAAAGCGGGAGGCGCCAAGACCAGTCAGACTGGAAGAACGAACAGGCGTAGTCGATCCACTATGAATGTTCAGTGAGTATGGTGCTTGACATAGGCAGGTGACACATCGTACAACAGAGGAAGCATAGCCAATGATATTGCCTGTGAATTCGACAGAGCCCAAAAGGCCTCGCTGTCATCGTGTTTTATTAGACATATCTTCTGAAATATTGAAGCGTTTCTTACATGGTCTGCAGGGGATATTTCGGACTGCGCGAGGGTGACACAAGTTACTTATGCTCACGTGCCTTCATTATTGTGAACCACATACCTGATAAATTGGCACAACCATGCTCAGCATCCCTACCCCAAAGCCGCTGACGATTCTTCCAAGTAACATGGAATTATATCCAACGCAAAAAGTCTGAACAGCTCCTCCAATGGTGAAGACCATTGCACCTGTGCGAAGGGTCATACGCCTTCCATAATTATCTGCAATATGAGCGGCAGCCAGAGAAGTAACTGCGTGATTGTCGTGAGATCTTGAAAGAAGGACATGGGATAAGCTTACTGAAAGCACCGATCTCCAAAACGGCTACCATACTATTGAATGTTCAGCAATTGCTACTGACACTGAGGGCTAACTTACTTGCCAAGCTGCGTTGACGTTGGTTGGTTGACTAAAAACGTCAACTTAGTTTGCTTAATTAGAGCTTTACTCACAATAAGCTCTGCAGACACGCGCCATAAATGTTAATGAAAGATACTCAGTATTTACTTCAGACCTACTTAAAGTATGGGCCGGTAATAATTCCTT
Proteins encoded in this window:
- a CDS encoding ATP-dependent RNA helicase DDX51/DBP6, whose translation is MSDSHSMSASNLQSLQSMAAGIDVSAPPKKKNKPESQKRRDKKKTEKRRKIQKAKRAAAPKNKDWKPDPVLEALKQSITFRNIDSVQGPKEDQTFEGDDTGTESGGQTAVEVLGDKEKKQKEKKEKREKRQRKEERRAEREAAITKMGVDVSSGEGTIIVEEIPEPDQAEEREKNKSTPSLERSPSPPPLVAFPLPRSAPAPDASVLARQGLPKGLEDATFIDQSLRVDIEELRVEGQDEALSVNMRRRLNEIGVEDFFAVQAAMLPRLLPLQLIPSPYSPLPDYLISAPTGSGKTLAYTIPIIEILSQRTVCRLRALIILPTRDLVFQVRETMEALSKGTGLTIGTVTGQHSFAQERKQLVADLDTPLLGGSSKLDILIATPGRLMDHLASTPNFTLQHLRFLVIDEADRLLNQSFQDWLTQVLAYTRPPVEPIAPSFKRKPYDTVSSAFMEACGLVNKSEEWCDSSPSICQKLLFSATLTRDPSKVAALSLHHPQYYIVQSSSAPALPTSVGEQFALPSSLSEKMLILPPALKPLNLIHLIHHPEFNVDRALVFTKSVESAARLVKLLEFFEDAYVLGGGGGKRLVIEQYSGEMRARDKKQLLAEFGEGKINLIVCSDLIARGIDLPSVSHVVSYDIPLDIRKYVHRVGRTARAGRQGTAWTLVEKQEALHFKGMLQNAGHLKAVKKVKVKEDDLSRYRESYEIAIKRLKDYYHHD
- a CDS encoding translation initiation factor 4E — translated: MSSTTIPPAAVTANSNTLNSALAAEQISSPASPVGKPVDEKKQLEEGEIEENPSESDSQTKTIFDDASKFNVKHPLFSTWTLYFDSPQSKSLPKTPQTTPAMPQGSHGWMADIRKVVSFDSVEEFWGLYNNIIPPSQLPGKANYYLFKNGIIPAWEDPQNKNGGKWSIQVPKNSESKGSIDRMWLYTMLAAIGETFETPSTESETAPSPTQSDLITGVIVSPRPAFYRISIWTREASDINIPDTDAIKARLLNIGKHFKTSVLGYELEQKLTEGGFQTELTFDAHKDSEKKVNKNKFTV